In one Deltaproteobacteria bacterium genomic region, the following are encoded:
- a CDS encoding creatininase family protein, with product MPVVRAEELTYTKVRQLDGNRTVCFLPMSALEVHGPHLPLGMDHYMARWMAEETGRRFAERYPDWTVIQMPALPLGTDELPLAGSMEASQRTVYSALVAHGRSLARAGYKYVVVTNGHGGPRHAAALEAACRRVSRREGIHMFSPSILTLHRIITGQRFAQVEELLGRPLTDGERRGLLGGEHAGSWETAFMLAQQADLVEPDWQALGLLEPPKFKPLVALGERLAAWREKRGGDAGHMRMLVQSLAGGIGWLLNAKYGYGGPVASYKGDPSVASAAIGHAFREIMARDCLELLVEVVEGRTPASAVRSIASDPAIIQPQFWRRLGLAAAALIVVALLL from the coding sequence ATGCCGGTAGTTCGTGCCGAGGAGTTGACTTACACCAAGGTCCGCCAGTTGGACGGCAACCGCACCGTCTGTTTTCTGCCGATGAGCGCGCTCGAAGTGCACGGCCCGCATCTGCCGCTGGGAATGGACCACTACATGGCGCGCTGGATGGCCGAGGAAACCGGCCGCCGCTTTGCCGAGCGGTATCCGGATTGGACGGTGATCCAGATGCCGGCGCTGCCGCTCGGCACCGACGAGTTGCCCTTGGCCGGCTCGATGGAGGCCTCGCAACGCACCGTCTACTCGGCCTTGGTGGCGCACGGCCGCTCGCTGGCGCGGGCCGGTTACAAGTACGTCGTGGTCACCAACGGGCACGGCGGCCCGCGCCATGCCGCGGCCCTGGAAGCCGCCTGCCGCCGGGTGAGCCGGCGCGAGGGCATCCACATGTTCTCGCCCTCGATCCTGACCCTGCATCGCATCATCACCGGCCAACGCTTCGCGCAGGTGGAGGAGCTGCTCGGCCGCCCGCTCACCGACGGCGAGCGCCGCGGCCTGCTCGGCGGCGAGCACGCCGGCAGCTGGGAGACCGCCTTTATGCTGGCGCAGCAGGCCGACCTGGTCGAGCCGGATTGGCAAGCGCTGGGATTGCTCGAGCCGCCGAAGTTCAAGCCGCTCGTCGCCCTCGGCGAGCGCCTGGCGGCCTGGCGCGAGAAACGCGGCGGCGATGCCGGCCACATGCGCATGCTGGTTCAAAGCCTCGCCGGCGGCATCGGCTGGTTGCTCAACGCCAAGTACGGTTACGGCGGCCCGGTGGCCTCGTACAAGGGCGATCCCTCGGTCGCCTCGGCCGCAATCGGTCATGCCTTTCGCGAGATCATGGCGAGAGATTGTTTGGAACTGCTGGTCGAGGTGGTCGAAGGCCGCACACCGGCAAGCGCCGTGCGCAGCATCGCTTCCGACCCGGCTATCATCCAACCGCAGTTCTGGCGCCGCTTGGGTTTGGCGGCCGCTGCCCTGATCGTGGTGGCACTCTTGCTCTGA